In one window of Catalinimonas alkaloidigena DNA:
- a CDS encoding sensor histidine kinase, translated as MLNPRVVAVILGGCIALITTAFLSLVPDISVQALLVGAALAFSSAFILIYLTLEFLIFREIQRIYIVLDELKKKDSGFKIKKKKLKASSNPLKKLHDEIFSLANRKQAEIDELRRMENFRREFLADVSHELKTPIFAAQGFVHTLLDGAVEDSEVRDKFLKKAAKSLDGLDALVQDLLTLSKMESGAIRMQLTSFEMKTLVQEVFDQLDHKAQKRNVKLLLKEKDAKPTTVEADRNRIRQVMSNLVENGIKYAGDNSTVTVGLNVSRDYVHITVSDNGPGIPEEHRKRIFERFYRIDKSRSKGTGGSGLGLAIVKQIVEAHQSSIEVSSKVGKETTFSFRLQRAAAPTTGTSTRPTSAGQGGTPQVHNRELGQAH; from the coding sequence ATGCTAAACCCCCGCGTGGTGGCGGTGATCCTGGGCGGTTGCATTGCCCTGATTACCACCGCCTTCTTGTCGTTGGTGCCGGATATTTCGGTGCAGGCGCTGCTCGTGGGGGCGGCGTTGGCCTTTTCGTCTGCCTTTATTCTGATCTACCTGACGCTGGAATTTCTGATTTTTCGGGAAATCCAGCGCATCTACATCGTGCTCGACGAACTGAAAAAGAAGGATTCCGGCTTCAAGATCAAAAAGAAGAAGCTGAAAGCTTCGAGCAATCCCCTTAAAAAGCTACACGACGAAATCTTCTCGCTGGCCAACCGCAAGCAGGCGGAAATCGACGAGTTGCGCCGGATGGAGAATTTCCGCCGCGAATTTCTGGCCGACGTCTCCCACGAGTTAAAAACTCCCATTTTTGCTGCGCAGGGATTTGTCCATACGCTACTCGACGGGGCCGTGGAAGACTCCGAAGTGCGCGATAAGTTTCTGAAGAAAGCGGCCAAAAGCCTCGATGGGCTGGATGCGCTCGTGCAGGACCTGCTTACCCTCTCGAAGATGGAAAGCGGCGCGATCCGCATGCAACTGACTTCGTTCGAGATGAAAACGCTGGTGCAGGAAGTATTCGATCAACTGGACCACAAAGCCCAGAAGCGGAACGTGAAGCTGCTGCTGAAGGAAAAAGATGCGAAGCCTACCACGGTGGAAGCCGACCGCAACCGCATTCGGCAGGTGATGTCCAACTTGGTGGAAAACGGCATTAAATACGCCGGCGACAACAGTACCGTGACGGTAGGGCTGAACGTGAGCCGAGACTACGTGCACATTACCGTGAGCGACAACGGGCCGGGTATTCCGGAAGAACACCGAAAGCGTATTTTTGAACGTTTTTACCGCATCGACAAAAGCCGTTCCAAGGGAACCGGCGGCTCCGGATTGGGGTTAGCCATCGTTAAGCAAATTGTAGAAGCCCATCAGTCCTCGATTGAGGTGTCGAGCAAGGTAGGGAAAGAGACCACGTTCAGCTTTCGCCTCCAACGCGCCGCTGCTCCCACAACCGGCACCAGCACCCGCCCCACGAGCGCCGGACAGGGGGGCACTCCGCAGGTCCATAACCGGGAGTTAGGACAGGCACATTAA
- a CDS encoding RluA family pseudouridine synthase encodes MKNFTLEDQILFEDDDFFVVNKPPHVSTLDERHEADGASLLQLARDYVSTAQVGHRLDKETSGALIIAKHPDAYRHIAMQFEHRQITKFYHAVTNGVHDFRGVRVFLPIQPLRNGTVRIDRAEGKEAETIFNTLRAYRQHTLVECLPITGRMHQIRIHLACLDASIVQDGAYGGKSIYLSQIKRNFNLKKHTEEQPLIQRVALHAFALNFETMGGERVQIEAPYPKDMRALVTQLDKSL; translated from the coding sequence ATGAAGAATTTCACGCTGGAAGACCAGATCCTTTTCGAGGACGACGATTTTTTTGTCGTCAATAAACCGCCCCATGTGTCGACGCTGGACGAGCGCCACGAAGCCGATGGGGCCAGCCTCCTGCAACTGGCCCGGGACTACGTGTCCACCGCGCAGGTCGGCCACCGGCTGGACAAAGAAACCTCCGGAGCGTTAATCATCGCCAAACATCCGGACGCATACCGGCACATTGCCATGCAGTTCGAGCATCGGCAGATTACCAAATTCTACCATGCCGTCACAAATGGCGTGCACGATTTCAGAGGTGTCCGCGTTTTCTTACCCATCCAGCCATTGCGCAACGGCACCGTGCGCATTGACCGGGCGGAGGGCAAAGAAGCAGAGACCATCTTTAATACGTTGCGTGCCTACCGCCAGCATACTCTGGTCGAGTGTCTGCCTATTACCGGGCGCATGCACCAGATCCGCATTCACCTGGCGTGTCTGGACGCTTCCATTGTGCAAGACGGCGCCTACGGGGGGAAATCCATTTACCTTTCGCAAATCAAACGGAACTTCAATCTGAAGAAGCACACGGAAGAACAGCCTCTGATCCAACGCGTGGCGCTGCATGCCTTTGCCCTGAATTTCGAAACCATGGGCGGCGAACGGGTGCAGATCGAGGCCCCTTATCCGAAAGATATGCGCGCGCTGGTGACGCAATTGGACAAGAGCCTCTGA
- the rplM gene encoding 50S ribosomal protein L13: MDTLSYKTISANKATVNKEWVVVDAEGQVLGRLASRVAALIRGKHKTNFTPHVDCGDNVVVINADKVRLTGKKMTDKVYLRHTGYPGGQREQTPKEIMAKYPERLVEMAVRGMLPRNRLGRRLFTNLHVYTGTEHPHTAQQPKEIKL; this comes from the coding sequence GTGGATACGCTGAGCTATAAGACGATTTCCGCCAATAAAGCTACGGTAAATAAGGAGTGGGTCGTGGTCGATGCCGAAGGGCAAGTGCTCGGACGGCTGGCCAGCCGTGTGGCGGCGCTGATCCGTGGCAAGCACAAAACCAACTTTACCCCCCACGTCGATTGCGGGGATAATGTGGTGGTGATCAATGCGGACAAGGTTCGTCTGACCGGTAAGAAGATGACGGACAAGGTTTACCTGCGCCATACGGGCTATCCGGGCGGACAGCGTGAGCAAACGCCTAAAGAAATTATGGCGAAGTATCCGGAGCGGCTGGTCGAAATGGCCGTGCGGGGCATGCTTCCGCGTAACCGCTTGGGACGTCGGTTGTTCACCAACCTGCACGTGTACACTGGCACCGAGCATCCACACACCGCTCAGCAACCCAAAGAAATTAAACTCTGA
- the rpsI gene encoding 30S ribosomal protein S9: protein MEIINTIGRRKTSVARIYLQSGSGKITVNKRSIEDYFPSEILRTIVNQPFATVEANGQYDVNVNVRGGGIAGQAEAVRLAISRALIELEGENRSPLKKEGFLTRDPRMVERKKYGRRKARRRFQFSKR from the coding sequence ATGGAGATAATCAACACCATCGGCCGGAGAAAGACTTCCGTAGCTCGTATCTATCTGCAAAGTGGGAGCGGCAAGATCACCGTCAACAAGCGCTCTATCGAAGACTATTTCCCTTCTGAAATTCTTCGCACCATTGTGAATCAGCCCTTTGCTACGGTAGAGGCCAACGGTCAGTACGACGTGAACGTGAACGTGCGGGGCGGTGGCATCGCCGGTCAGGCCGAGGCCGTTCGTCTGGCGATCAGCCGTGCGTTGATCGAGCTTGAAGGAGAAAATCGCTCACCGCTGAAGAAAGAAGGCTTCCTGACGCGTGACCCGCGCATGGTAGAACGTAAGAAATACGGCCGTCGCAAAGCCCGTCGTCGCTTCCAGTTCAGCAAACGCTAA
- the rpsB gene encoding 30S ribosomal protein S2 yields MATEVQYKDLLDAGVHFGHMTRKWNPKMAPYIFMERNGIHIIDLNKTLACLDEACAAMKQIVRSGRKIMFVATKKQAKELVAEEADRLKMPFVTERWLGGMLTNFTTVRKSIKKMASIERMMKDETYQNLAKRERLMKQRERDKLDRVLGGIADLTRLPAALFVIDVKKEHIAVAEAKKLGIPVFAIVDTNSDPEEADFPIPANDDAYKSIALITKTVGKAIEEGIMERRKDKDDEKSREEEVAKAREAADAIAQKKAIDLGGDSNIMDKIHAAAEEVKEEQAVVGEPLQGNAQETVDAAGDTDEEDTDETK; encoded by the coding sequence ATGGCTACTGAAGTTCAATATAAAGACCTGTTGGATGCGGGTGTTCACTTCGGGCACATGACCCGCAAGTGGAATCCCAAAATGGCTCCCTACATTTTCATGGAGCGGAACGGCATCCACATCATCGACCTGAATAAAACCCTTGCCTGCCTGGACGAAGCTTGCGCAGCCATGAAACAGATTGTCCGCTCCGGGCGGAAAATCATGTTCGTCGCTACCAAGAAACAGGCGAAGGAACTGGTGGCAGAAGAAGCCGACCGCCTGAAAATGCCGTTCGTCACTGAGCGCTGGTTGGGTGGCATGCTGACCAACTTCACAACCGTGCGGAAGTCGATCAAGAAGATGGCTTCGATCGAACGGATGATGAAGGACGAAACGTACCAGAACCTGGCGAAGCGTGAGCGTCTGATGAAACAGCGTGAGCGCGACAAGCTGGATCGTGTCCTGGGTGGTATCGCCGACCTGACGCGCCTGCCGGCGGCTCTGTTCGTGATCGACGTAAAGAAAGAGCACATCGCCGTTGCGGAAGCAAAGAAGCTGGGCATTCCGGTTTTTGCCATCGTAGATACCAACTCTGATCCCGAAGAGGCAGATTTCCCGATCCCGGCGAACGATGACGCCTACAAGTCAATTGCGCTGATTACCAAAACGGTAGGAAAGGCCATTGAGGAAGGCATCATGGAGCGTCGGAAAGACAAGGACGACGAGAAGAGCCGTGAAGAAGAAGTAGCCAAAGCCCGCGAAGCGGCCGATGCCATTGCGCAGAAAAAAGCCATTGACCTGGGCGGTGACTCCAATATCATGGACAAGATCCACGCGGCGGCCGAAGAAGTGAAAGAAGAACAAGCAGTTGTAGGCGAACCCCTGCAAGGAAACGCGCAGGAGACGGTCGACGCGGCTGGCGATACAGACGAGGAAGATACGGACGAGACCAAGTAA
- the tsf gene encoding translation elongation factor Ts, with protein sequence MAITAQDVNKLRQMTGAGMMDCKKALTEANGDFDAAIDILRKKGQKISAARSDRQTSEGSVFVKTTDDGSEAILVALGCETDFVAKNEDFQKMGEAVVAQAAANKPATTAELLELNVDGRSISEHLTDLMGKIGEKIEVVAYEVLKGDQVVPYIHSNGKLGVLVALAGVNGTDVQEAGKDVAMQIAAMNPVAVDKDQVDASVVEREIEIGKEQARAEGKPEAMLEKIALGKLNKFYKDNTLLNQQFVKDNSKTIAQYLNETHKGLTVSAFKRVNIGG encoded by the coding sequence ATGGCTATTACTGCACAAGACGTCAACAAACTGCGGCAAATGACCGGAGCCGGCATGATGGACTGTAAGAAAGCCCTCACCGAAGCTAACGGCGATTTCGACGCCGCTATCGATATTCTCCGGAAGAAAGGCCAGAAAATCTCGGCCGCTCGTTCGGATCGTCAGACTTCCGAAGGAAGTGTTTTCGTAAAAACTACCGACGATGGCTCGGAAGCGATTCTGGTAGCCCTCGGTTGCGAAACCGACTTTGTTGCGAAAAACGAAGACTTTCAGAAAATGGGTGAAGCCGTAGTAGCACAAGCCGCTGCGAACAAACCTGCCACCACAGCAGAACTCCTGGAGCTGAACGTTGACGGCCGTTCAATTTCTGAGCACCTGACTGACCTGATGGGTAAAATCGGCGAGAAAATCGAAGTTGTTGCTTACGAAGTGCTGAAAGGCGACCAAGTGGTGCCTTATATCCACTCTAACGGAAAATTGGGCGTGCTGGTAGCACTGGCCGGTGTGAATGGAACCGACGTGCAGGAAGCTGGAAAAGATGTCGCCATGCAAATTGCGGCCATGAACCCTGTGGCTGTAGATAAAGACCAGGTGGATGCCAGCGTAGTAGAACGCGAAATTGAAATCGGGAAAGAGCAGGCGCGTGCAGAAGGCAAGCCCGAAGCAATGCTGGAAAAAATCGCGCTGGGCAAACTGAATAAATTTTACAAAGACAATACGCTGTTGAACCAGCAGTTTGTGAAAGATAATTCGAAAACCATCGCCCAGTACCTCAACGAGACGCACAAAGGCCTGACGGTGTCAGCGTTCAAGCGTGTGAACATCGGAGGCTGA
- a CDS encoding bestrophin family protein, translating into MYVRRDIRPGLIWQFAWKNVLFFVLWSSLITFLYVWLKPQGLDISLPFLPLSTIGVAVAFYLGFKNSQSYDRFWEGRKIWGGIVNASRTWSNQVLGYVTNRYAREPLSEEELHAVHQSLIYRHLAWINALRIQLRQTTILDRKNLIYVPDLHLERNPACPQEIGPFLDVVEYADVIIKANPATHIVKHQGQALRQLVDQGLIEEFRHIDMMSTLRELYDLQGKCERIKNTPFPRQYAYFSTLFVWIFVILLPFGLVGEFGKISQDAFVWLTIPFSILISWVFTTMEIVGDNSEDPFENYVNDVPMTALCRTIEIDLREVLGETDLPPKIQPVDDILL; encoded by the coding sequence ATGTACGTACGTCGCGACATCCGCCCGGGACTCATCTGGCAATTTGCTTGGAAAAACGTCCTGTTCTTCGTTCTCTGGTCATCTCTGATCACATTCCTCTACGTTTGGCTGAAACCGCAGGGTCTCGACATCAGCCTGCCGTTTCTTCCCCTCAGCACCATCGGCGTAGCCGTGGCGTTTTACCTGGGCTTCAAAAACAGCCAGTCGTACGACCGCTTCTGGGAGGGGCGGAAGATCTGGGGAGGCATTGTGAATGCCAGCCGTACGTGGTCCAACCAAGTATTGGGCTACGTTACCAATCGCTATGCGCGCGAACCGCTTTCTGAGGAAGAGCTTCACGCCGTGCACCAATCGCTGATTTACCGCCACCTGGCGTGGATCAACGCTCTTCGCATTCAATTACGGCAGACCACCATCCTCGATCGTAAAAACCTAATTTATGTGCCTGACCTGCACCTAGAACGCAACCCGGCCTGCCCACAGGAAATCGGGCCGTTTTTAGACGTGGTAGAATATGCCGATGTGATTATCAAAGCCAACCCGGCTACACACATTGTTAAGCATCAGGGACAGGCATTGCGGCAGCTGGTCGATCAGGGCTTGATTGAAGAGTTTCGCCACATCGACATGATGTCGACCCTGCGCGAGTTGTACGACCTCCAGGGGAAATGCGAGCGCATCAAAAACACCCCTTTCCCGCGGCAGTATGCCTATTTCAGTACGCTGTTCGTGTGGATTTTTGTGATCCTTCTTCCCTTTGGTCTGGTCGGCGAGTTCGGCAAAATCAGTCAGGATGCATTTGTCTGGCTTACCATTCCTTTTTCCATTCTGATTTCCTGGGTCTTCACCACCATGGAGATTGTCGGCGACAACAGCGAAGATCCATTTGAGAACTACGTGAACGACGTACCGATGACGGCCCTCTGCCGCACGATCGAAATTGACCTTCGTGAAGTGCTGGGAGAAACCGATCTTCCTCCGAAAATTCAGCCTGTCGACGATATCTTGCTGTAA
- a CDS encoding TonB-dependent receptor domain-containing protein, whose translation MHHLQATNHTKGCVGRWVSWIPLFYLILFSLPATAQSQYEITGQVIDDSTNAPVSYAQVALYRKGASKAISGTVTDDQGRFTLLAPPGTYRIAVVFVGYRKKQLKNLVVGEDDQDLGTIAVVSTARQLEEVVVRGKAAPKAITTDVDGLTVRPDQTLTNTGGSLLDVLRNTPSVNVSQDGSISLRGSGTNILINGRNSALATDLEQLPASAIKSIKIINNPNAKYDASGTGGIINIELKKGADRGTNGKVEYTLGNRYRMNANVRLNHRTDNFGVYGGYSFRRWPRVGNSNSTRLTFDNDQRLDQWEDSRRNDLEHTVNYGADYTFGNNKLSYEGAVNFEDEEDFENNRSRVTNTETGAEILQYSRLNNEVEDNYTLDNALVYERLFDNDSGREFRATVSHSYRDQNEVQNIDVYNGQVTSEGSPTGRQRANTDELNQTFVAQADYVQPLWEGKLETGLKTIIRSFDTDYRYEIREARSGAWENQPNTSNHFLYDDQVYAGYLIYSHSFHRLDLSAGVRAEQTLVDTKLLNTGEANNQNYLNFFPSFRALYHVTDNQSVKLTYSRRIDRPGGWRLNPFADISDSLNVRVGNPALRPEYINSYEAGYHVTLGQTDLTSNLFYRQVKGDVDYIVRLENGISYRQPANLNTSKTFGLELIGVTEIFSWWNLNASTTLFRTQVDGSNLGQNFTNKGYSLNARLTSELQLPMDVSLQLTGSYSAPEIEAQGRDFARYYLDASLQRRFFNDKANVNLTLRDVFNTRRFRGENFGPNFSQTFNYKRESRYFLLSVGYNF comes from the coding sequence ATGCATCACTTACAAGCAACGAACCACACAAAAGGGTGCGTTGGTCGATGGGTAAGTTGGATTCCTCTTTTTTATCTGATTCTTTTTTCCCTCCCGGCAACCGCCCAATCTCAATACGAAATCACCGGTCAGGTGATCGACGACAGCACGAATGCACCAGTCTCGTACGCGCAGGTAGCCTTGTATCGCAAGGGCGCCTCGAAAGCGATCTCCGGCACCGTTACCGACGACCAGGGACGCTTCACTTTGCTCGCCCCCCCCGGTACATACCGCATAGCCGTAGTCTTTGTCGGGTATCGGAAAAAGCAACTGAAAAACCTCGTGGTTGGCGAGGACGACCAGGACCTGGGCACCATCGCGGTGGTGTCGACCGCCCGCCAGCTGGAAGAAGTAGTTGTTCGAGGAAAGGCCGCTCCCAAAGCCATTACGACGGACGTAGACGGGCTGACCGTGCGCCCCGACCAGACGCTCACCAATACGGGTGGTAGCCTGCTCGACGTGCTGCGCAATACCCCCTCGGTCAATGTCAGTCAGGACGGGTCCATCTCCCTGCGTGGCAGCGGTACCAACATTCTGATCAACGGCCGCAATTCGGCACTGGCCACCGACCTGGAACAATTGCCCGCCAGTGCCATCAAAAGCATCAAGATCATTAACAACCCCAACGCCAAATACGACGCCTCCGGCACGGGGGGCATCATTAACATCGAATTGAAAAAGGGTGCTGACCGAGGCACCAACGGCAAAGTGGAGTATACCCTGGGTAACCGTTACCGGATGAATGCCAACGTGCGGTTGAATCACCGGACCGACAATTTCGGCGTGTATGGCGGCTACAGTTTCCGGCGCTGGCCTCGGGTGGGAAACTCGAATTCGACCCGCCTGACGTTCGACAACGACCAGCGGCTGGATCAGTGGGAAGATTCGCGGCGCAACGACCTGGAGCACACGGTGAACTACGGTGCCGACTATACCTTCGGGAACAACAAACTGAGCTACGAAGGCGCTGTCAACTTTGAAGACGAAGAGGACTTTGAAAACAACCGGTCGCGCGTTACCAACACCGAAACCGGCGCCGAGATTTTACAGTACAGCCGCCTGAACAACGAAGTAGAGGATAACTACACGCTCGACAACGCGCTGGTGTACGAACGCCTGTTTGACAACGACTCGGGACGGGAGTTCCGGGCCACGGTGAGTCACTCGTACCGCGACCAAAACGAGGTGCAGAACATCGATGTCTACAACGGGCAGGTCACTTCTGAGGGCAGCCCGACGGGACGCCAGCGCGCCAACACCGATGAGTTGAACCAAACTTTTGTGGCACAAGCCGACTATGTACAGCCGCTCTGGGAAGGTAAATTAGAAACCGGGCTGAAAACCATCATCCGGTCGTTTGATACCGACTACCGATACGAGATTCGGGAGGCCCGTTCAGGGGCCTGGGAAAATCAACCCAACACCAGCAATCACTTTTTATACGACGATCAGGTCTATGCAGGGTATTTGATTTACTCGCATTCGTTTCACCGGCTCGATCTATCAGCGGGTGTCCGGGCCGAACAAACGCTGGTTGATACCAAACTTCTGAACACCGGCGAAGCAAACAACCAAAATTACCTGAACTTCTTCCCGAGCTTCCGGGCGCTGTACCACGTTACTGACAATCAGTCGGTAAAGCTTACTTACAGCCGACGCATCGACCGTCCCGGCGGCTGGCGGCTGAATCCCTTCGCCGACATTTCCGATTCGCTGAATGTACGGGTGGGGAATCCGGCGTTGCGTCCCGAGTACATCAACTCGTACGAAGCGGGTTACCACGTTACACTCGGGCAAACCGACCTTACCTCCAACCTGTTTTATCGCCAAGTAAAGGGCGACGTCGATTACATCGTCCGGCTGGAAAACGGCATTTCGTACCGCCAGCCCGCCAACCTGAATACCAGCAAAACCTTTGGGTTGGAATTGATTGGCGTGACGGAGATTTTTTCCTGGTGGAACCTGAACGCCAGCACTACTTTGTTCCGCACGCAGGTAGACGGCAGTAACCTGGGGCAGAACTTTACGAACAAGGGGTACTCGCTAAATGCCCGCCTGACGAGCGAATTGCAACTGCCCATGGACGTGAGCCTGCAACTGACCGGAAGTTACTCGGCACCGGAAATTGAGGCCCAGGGACGCGATTTTGCGCGCTATTACCTGGACGCCAGTTTACAGCGGCGGTTCTTCAACGACAAAGCTAATGTTAACCTCACGCTGCGTGACGTTTTCAACACACGCCGGTTTCGAGGAGAAAATTTCGGTCCTAATTTCAGCCAGACGTTCAATTACAAACGGGAGTCGCGCTATTTTCTGCTGAGTGTGGGGTACAATTTTTAG
- a CDS encoding glucoamylase family protein → MIRFFRLCLTGCTVMGVWSGCSGPSGSQHTATTAADSVAAEAPSAHQSMGEISDDSLLTLVQQQTFQYFWDGAEPTSGLARERIHTDGVYPQNDQRVVTTGGSGFGLMALLVGIERGFITRQEGLERFQKIAQFLKNADRFHGAWPHWMQGETGKVQPFGQKDNGGDLVETAFLVQGLLCARQYFNGDNAAERQLAAQLDTLWREVEWDWYQNGKNVLYWHWSPTYAWEMNFPLEGYNECLITYVLAAASPTHPIPAAAYHEGWARSGGITSDQVTYDLPLILKHNGAEKYGGPLFWEHYSYLGLNPKGLKDRYADYWEHNRNIVQIDYQYCVENPKGYKGYGPDNWGLTASYSIDGYAAHAPSHDLGVISPTAALASFPYTPDESMAMLRNLYYNLGDRVVGRYGPYDAYSLEADWFTPRYLAIDQGPIPVMIENYRSGLLWKLFMSCPEVKAGLKKLGFESPEL, encoded by the coding sequence ATGATACGCTTCTTCCGTCTTTGCCTTACCGGCTGCACTGTCATGGGCGTATGGTCCGGCTGTTCGGGACCTTCCGGCTCACAACACACGGCCACCACCGCTGCCGATTCGGTTGCTGCCGAGGCACCCTCCGCCCACCAGAGCATGGGCGAAATCTCCGATGATTCGCTTCTGACGCTCGTACAGCAGCAGACGTTCCAGTATTTCTGGGATGGTGCAGAGCCAACGTCCGGTTTGGCCCGCGAACGCATCCATACCGATGGTGTCTATCCGCAAAACGATCAGCGTGTGGTGACCACCGGCGGCTCGGGCTTCGGCCTGATGGCGTTGCTGGTGGGCATCGAGCGCGGTTTCATCACCCGGCAGGAGGGGCTCGAACGGTTCCAGAAAATCGCACAATTTCTGAAAAATGCGGACCGCTTTCACGGAGCCTGGCCCCACTGGATGCAGGGTGAAACGGGCAAGGTGCAGCCCTTTGGTCAGAAAGACAACGGCGGCGATCTGGTAGAAACCGCTTTTCTGGTGCAGGGACTCCTGTGTGCCCGGCAGTACTTCAACGGAGACAATGCGGCCGAACGGCAATTGGCCGCGCAACTCGACACGCTCTGGCGCGAAGTAGAATGGGACTGGTACCAGAACGGAAAGAATGTGCTCTACTGGCACTGGTCCCCCACGTACGCCTGGGAGATGAATTTCCCCCTCGAAGGCTATAACGAGTGTCTGATCACCTACGTGCTGGCGGCGGCTTCGCCCACGCATCCCATTCCGGCGGCGGCTTACCACGAAGGCTGGGCGCGGAGCGGTGGCATCACGTCCGATCAGGTGACTTACGACCTGCCGCTGATCCTGAAACACAACGGCGCTGAAAAGTACGGCGGACCACTGTTCTGGGAGCACTATTCCTATTTAGGGCTGAATCCCAAAGGACTGAAAGATCGCTACGCCGACTACTGGGAGCACAACCGCAACATCGTACAAATCGATTACCAGTATTGCGTCGAGAATCCGAAAGGATACAAGGGCTACGGCCCCGATAACTGGGGATTGACGGCCAGCTATTCCATCGATGGCTACGCTGCCCATGCGCCGTCGCACGACCTGGGGGTAATTTCTCCTACGGCTGCCCTGGCCTCGTTTCCCTACACACCCGACGAATCGATGGCCATGCTGAGGAATCTGTACTACAACCTGGGCGATCGCGTCGTAGGCCGCTACGGTCCTTACGATGCCTACAGCCTGGAGGCCGATTGGTTTACGCCCCGCTACCTGGCCATTGACCAGGGGCCCATCCCCGTGATGATCGAAAACTACCGGAGTGGTTTGCTATGGAAATTGTTCATGTCGTGCCCCGAAGTGAAAGCGGGCCTCAAGAAACTCGGCTTCGAAAGCCCTGAGCTTTGA
- a CDS encoding SMI1/KNR4 family protein: MPFPIDEEHIRKAEAELGLLFPQAYRSRMAHVNGGELDSEEWEIELFPIPDTSDRKRLSRTANHVGLETMKAKQWADFPAHSLAIGTDGWTIFCC; this comes from the coding sequence ATGCCGTTTCCGATTGACGAGGAGCACATCCGAAAAGCTGAAGCAGAATTAGGCTTGTTGTTTCCTCAAGCCTACAGAAGTCGCATGGCACATGTGAACGGTGGTGAGCTTGACTCGGAAGAATGGGAAATCGAACTATTTCCTATTCCGGACACCTCTGATAGAAAGCGACTGAGTCGTACCGCCAATCACGTTGGCCTCGAAACCATGAAAGCGAAACAATGGGCCGATTTTCCTGCCCATAGTCTTGCGATAGGGACCGACGGATGGACAATATTTTGCTGCTGA